The nucleotide sequence AGCTCCCGCCCCGGTCTGGTCGCGGCGGCGCAGCGCGGCAACCACGGCGAGCGCGGCGTAGAGCCCACAACTAACGTCCCACGCGGGCAGCACATGGTTGATCGGGCCGGCATGGTCGGCCGGACCGGTGACGAGCGGGAATCCGGTCGCCGCGTTGACGGTGTAGTCCACCCCGGTACCGCCGTCTCGCCGTCCCAGCAACTGCAGATGGATGACGTCAGAACGCGTGGCGGCCAATACTTCGTGGCTGAGCCAGGGCAGGCTGGCATTGGTCACCACGACTCCGTCGCCTTCCAGGACGAGGCGCTGGACCAGCCGCTGTCCTGCTGCCGAGCGCAGATCGATGGTGGCCGAACGCTTGCCCTTGTTCAGCCCGGTCCAGTAGATCGATGTGCCGCTGGCCGCCAGGGGCCAGCGGCCGATATCGGAGGCACCGCCGATCGGGTCGACGCGGATAACCTGCGCACCCAGCTGGCTCAGCGTCATGCCGCACAGCGGCGCCGCGACGAAGCTGGATACCTCTACAACGCTAATGCCGCTCAGCGGCAAGTCCGGCCCAGGCATGGCTACCCGACCCGCTCGAAGATCGCCGCCAGGCCCTGGCCGCCACCGATACACATCGTCTCCAGCCCGTAGCGCGCCTGACGGCGAGTGAGTTCACGAGCCAGGGTGGCCAGCATTCTGGCACCGGTCGCGCCCACCGGGTGGCCCAGCGAAATACCCGACCCGTGCACGTTGGTTCGGTCGCGGTCGGCGGCGCCGAAGTTCCATTCCCGCATCACCGCGAGCGCTTGGGCGGCAAACGCCTCGTTGAGTTCGATCAGATCGATGTCGGCCAAGCGCAGAGCCGCCTTGGCGAGCGCGGCCTCGGTGGCTGGTACCGGACCGATGCCCATGACGTCGGGCGCCACCCCGGCCAGGCCCCAGGACACCAAACGCACCAAAGGTCTCAGCCCGTACTCGTCGGCCTTCTCCGGTGTGGTCACCACGCACATCGATGCGGCGTCGTTTTGCCCGCTGGCATTGCCCGCCGTCACCGTCGCTTCGGGATCATCTTGGTGCAGAATGGGTTTGAGCCCGCTCAGGGCCTCCACCGAGGTGTCGGCGCGTGGATGTTCGTCGGTGTCGATCAATTCCTCGCCTTGGCGCGTTCGCACCGGAACGGCAATGGTCTCCTCGGCGAAAATTCCATCCTTCTGGGCTGCGACCGCACGCTGATGCGATGTCACCGCCAGCTCGTCTTGCTCCAAACGCGAAATACCGTACTGACGCCGTAGATTCTCGGCGGTCTCCAGCATCCCGCCCGGCACCGGGTAGTTTCTTCCCCCCGCGGTGACGCGGCCGCGAGCCAGTGCGTCGTGCACGCGTATTCCGCCGCGGGCACCGCCCCAGCGCATATCGGTGGAATAGAAAGTGAC is from Mycobacterium marinum and encodes:
- a CDS encoding acetyl-CoA C-acetyltransferase; the encoded protein is MSAAMRQAVICEPVRTPIGRYGGMFKSHSAVDLGVVALRGLLDRTGLAPAAVGDVILGHCYPSSEAPAIGRVVALDAGLPVTVPGMQVDRRCGSGLQAVIQACQQVSSGDSDLVVAGGCESMSNVTFYSTDMRWGGARGGIRVHDALARGRVTAGGRNYPVPGGMLETAENLRRQYGISRLEQDELAVTSHQRAVAAQKDGIFAEETIAVPVRTRQGEELIDTDEHPRADTSVEALSGLKPILHQDDPEATVTAGNASGQNDAASMCVVTTPEKADEYGLRPLVRLVSWGLAGVAPDVMGIGPVPATEAALAKAALRLADIDLIELNEAFAAQALAVMREWNFGAADRDRTNVHGSGISLGHPVGATGARMLATLARELTRRQARYGLETMCIGGGQGLAAIFERVG